In a single window of the Bradyrhizobium erythrophlei genome:
- the cnbZ gene encoding 2-amino-5-chloromuconate deaminase CnbZ, with product MTTRDFPAGNYRFIPALFQYSSGAAADSGFEIERVRFDRLLPLAEGFAQVAKYIQDAGRPLTSFCACELRSPAAFTEDGFRAFNQHYVKTLAEWGLFDGTTNPVARSNVCPEIDPPAEPSFYAFCFTRPSGNRSPSFVIAGGAEARGGSGSYPERIVRYRDVSPDGVKEKVRATVGGMEERLSAFGHGWNDTTEAQAYSIRDFHPVIVDELVRHGTMRSGLTWHYARPPVIDLEYEMDCRRVMRETVI from the coding sequence ATGACGACGCGTGATTTTCCGGCCGGCAACTATCGATTCATCCCGGCGCTGTTTCAGTATTCGAGCGGCGCCGCCGCCGATTCAGGTTTTGAGATCGAACGCGTCCGCTTCGATCGCCTGTTGCCGCTCGCCGAGGGTTTTGCGCAGGTCGCAAAGTATATCCAGGATGCCGGGCGGCCGCTGACGTCGTTTTGCGCCTGCGAGCTGCGTTCGCCGGCGGCGTTTACCGAGGACGGATTCCGGGCCTTCAACCAGCATTACGTCAAGACGCTCGCGGAATGGGGCCTGTTCGATGGCACCACCAATCCGGTGGCGCGCAGCAATGTCTGTCCGGAGATAGATCCGCCGGCCGAGCCGTCGTTCTATGCCTTCTGCTTCACGCGCCCCAGCGGCAACAGGTCGCCATCCTTCGTCATCGCCGGCGGCGCCGAAGCGCGCGGCGGCAGCGGCAGCTATCCCGAGCGCATCGTGCGCTACCGCGACGTCAGCCCGGACGGGGTGAAGGAAAAGGTCCGCGCCACCGTCGGCGGCATGGAAGAGCGCCTCAGCGCGTTCGGGCACGGCTGGAACGACACGACGGAGGCGCAGGCCTATTCGATTCGCGATTTTCATCCGGTTATCGTGGACGAACTGGTTCGCCACGGCACCATGCGGTCGGGCCTAACCTGGCACTACGCGCGGCCCCCGGTGATCGATCTCGAATACGAGATGGATTGCCGCCGCGTGATGCGGGAGACGGTGATTTAG
- a CDS encoding ABC transporter permease, giving the protein MTDAALGAIAIDAPDELESPARRALRRLVQRKGAVVGLVVIATFIVLAVFAPLIAPYDPIATSWTLVRKPPSALHWFGTDDLGRDILSRVIFGARASLIAGAISVGIALLVGVPFGLLSGYRGGFIDALISRITDAMLACPFLILAIALAAFLGPSLGNAMIAIGVTTTPIFVRLTRGQVMSVKVEDYVEAARAMGNPRWRIALFHILPNIMPALLVQATLSIAAAIIAEAALSFLGLGQQPPAPSWGSMLNAAQRFLTNAPWMALWPGLAIFLVVLSFNLVGDGLRDALDPRER; this is encoded by the coding sequence ATGACCGATGCCGCACTCGGCGCGATTGCCATCGACGCCCCGGACGAACTGGAAAGCCCGGCGCGGCGCGCGCTGCGCCGGCTGGTCCAGCGCAAAGGCGCGGTGGTCGGCCTTGTCGTGATCGCGACCTTCATCGTGCTCGCGGTGTTTGCGCCTTTGATCGCGCCCTATGATCCGATCGCGACCAGCTGGACGCTGGTGCGCAAGCCGCCCTCGGCCCTGCACTGGTTCGGCACCGACGACCTCGGCCGCGATATTCTCAGCCGCGTAATCTTCGGCGCGCGCGCTTCGCTGATCGCCGGCGCGATTTCGGTCGGAATTGCGCTTCTGGTCGGCGTGCCCTTCGGACTGCTGTCGGGCTATCGCGGCGGCTTCATCGACGCCCTGATCAGCCGGATCACCGATGCCATGCTGGCCTGCCCGTTCCTGATTCTCGCCATCGCGCTGGCGGCGTTTCTGGGCCCGAGCCTCGGCAACGCCATGATCGCCATCGGCGTCACCACGACGCCGATCTTCGTGCGGCTGACCCGCGGCCAAGTCATGAGCGTCAAGGTCGAGGACTATGTCGAGGCCGCACGCGCCATGGGCAATCCGCGCTGGCGGATCGCGCTGTTCCACATTCTGCCCAATATCATGCCGGCGCTACTGGTGCAGGCGACCTTGTCGATCGCGGCGGCGATCATCGCCGAGGCGGCGTTGTCGTTCCTCGGCCTCGGCCAGCAACCGCCGGCGCCGTCCTGGGGCAGCATGCTGAATGCCGCGCAACGCTTCCTGACCAACGCACCCTGGATGGCGCTGTGGCCGGGGCTTGCGATTTTCCTGGTGGTGCTGTCGTTCAATCTGGTCGGCGATGGCCTGCGCGACGCACTCGATCCGAGAGAACGGTAG
- a CDS encoding ABC transporter permease — protein sequence MLSFLARRILQLIPTLFFVSILIFSLQHLLPGDPAMVMAGEERDPNVIAQIRQQYRLDRPIPVQYFYWVKGVVSGDFGESLRIKVPVRELIEQKLPVTMQLASMAIVIAFLIGIPAGIVSAVKKGTAWDYGANLLALWGISTPNFWLGIMLIFLFSIELGWLPASGYVPLSENWRASFASTIMPAFVLGNAIAAILMRHTRSAMLQVLESDYVRTARAKGLSERAVILKHALRNALTPVITLGALELGTLLSGAVLTEQIFSIPGFGKLIVDAVFNRDYAVVQGVVLVTATIYITLNLIADIAYILVNPRLRA from the coding sequence ATGCTGAGCTTCCTCGCCAGGCGCATCCTGCAGCTGATCCCGACACTGTTCTTCGTGTCGATCCTGATCTTTTCGCTGCAGCATCTGTTGCCCGGCGATCCGGCCATGGTGATGGCCGGCGAGGAACGCGATCCCAATGTGATCGCGCAGATCCGCCAGCAATACCGGCTCGATCGGCCGATACCGGTTCAATATTTCTACTGGGTCAAGGGCGTGGTGTCCGGCGACTTCGGTGAGTCGCTGCGCATCAAGGTGCCGGTGCGCGAGCTGATCGAGCAGAAACTGCCGGTGACGATGCAACTGGCGTCGATGGCGATCGTGATCGCCTTCCTTATCGGCATTCCCGCCGGCATCGTCTCGGCGGTGAAGAAGGGCACGGCGTGGGACTACGGCGCCAACCTGCTCGCGCTGTGGGGGATCTCGACGCCGAATTTCTGGCTCGGGATCATGCTGATCTTTCTGTTCTCGATCGAGCTCGGCTGGCTGCCGGCGTCGGGCTACGTGCCGCTGTCCGAAAACTGGCGCGCCAGCTTCGCCTCCACCATCATGCCCGCCTTCGTATTGGGCAACGCGATCGCGGCGATCCTGATGCGGCATACCCGCAGCGCCATGCTGCAGGTGCTCGAAAGCGACTACGTCCGCACCGCCCGCGCGAAGGGACTCTCCGAACGCGCGGTCATTCTCAAGCATGCCCTGCGCAACGCGCTGACGCCGGTCATTACGCTTGGCGCGCTCGAACTCGGCACCTTGCTGTCGGGCGCGGTGCTGACCGAGCAGATTTTTTCGATTCCGGGCTTCGGCAAGCTGATCGTCGACGCCGTGTTCAATCGCGATTATGCCGTGGTGCAAGGCGTCGTGCTGGTGACCGCGACCATCTACATCACGCTGAACCTGATCGCCGATATCGCCTATATCCTTGTCAATCCCAGGCTGAGGGCGTGA
- a CDS encoding ABC transporter substrate-binding protein — protein sequence MKILRLAAIAAAILMSLGAAVQAQTTLRIGLAEDPDILDPTLGRTYVGRIVFASFCDKLFDIDEKLNIVPQLALSHETSADGKEVTIKLRPGVKFQDGEPFNAEAAKFSLDRHLTMPGSFRKPELAALDHVDVVDPLTIKLVLKEPYSPLIAQLTDRAGMMVSPKAAKEEGDKFGLHPVCAGPYKFVERVQQDRIVFEKFADYWNKDNVHIDRIVYLPLVDATVRLANLKSGGLDLIERLLATDIKAVQADPKLKLSTAIELGYQGVTLNIGNDKTKGALSQSAKVRQALDLSIDRDAINQVVFNGEFKPGNQWVNPDHPYYQQAFPVRPRDVAKAKALLKEAGVATPVSVDFMVPKGAETEAVAQVIQSMAAEAGFDMKIRVTEFATSLKQAEAGEYQAFMLAWSGRIDPDGNSYIFLKTGAPQNYSAWSNPAADKALDDARLVTDQAQRKAIYEKLTKLALDEEPILYIFHRKLLIAHTTRLEGYKQMPDGLVRVVGLTLK from the coding sequence ATGAAAATCCTGCGTTTGGCGGCTATTGCGGCTGCGATCCTGATGTCGCTTGGGGCGGCGGTTCAAGCCCAGACTACGCTGCGCATCGGCCTTGCCGAAGATCCGGATATTCTCGATCCGACGCTCGGGCGCACCTATGTCGGCCGCATCGTATTCGCGTCGTTCTGCGACAAGCTGTTCGACATCGACGAAAAACTCAATATCGTGCCGCAGCTCGCGCTATCGCACGAGACCTCGGCCGACGGCAAGGAGGTCACGATCAAGCTGCGGCCCGGCGTCAAATTCCAGGACGGCGAGCCGTTCAATGCCGAGGCCGCGAAATTCTCGCTCGACCGCCACCTCACGATGCCGGGGTCTTTCCGCAAACCGGAACTGGCCGCGCTCGACCATGTCGATGTCGTCGATCCCCTGACCATCAAGCTGGTACTGAAGGAGCCGTACTCGCCGCTGATCGCCCAGCTCACCGATCGCGCCGGAATGATGGTCTCCCCGAAGGCTGCCAAAGAGGAAGGCGACAAGTTCGGACTGCACCCGGTCTGCGCCGGCCCCTATAAATTTGTTGAACGCGTACAGCAGGACCGCATCGTGTTCGAGAAATTCGCTGACTACTGGAACAAGGACAACGTTCACATCGACCGCATCGTGTATCTCCCGCTGGTGGACGCAACCGTGCGCCTCGCCAATTTGAAATCCGGCGGCCTCGATCTGATCGAACGGCTGCTGGCGACCGACATCAAGGCGGTGCAGGCCGACCCGAAACTCAAACTGTCGACCGCGATCGAACTCGGCTACCAGGGCGTGACGCTGAACATCGGCAACGACAAGACCAAGGGCGCGCTCAGCCAGTCCGCCAAGGTACGCCAGGCGCTCGACCTGTCGATCGATCGCGACGCCATCAATCAGGTCGTGTTCAACGGCGAGTTCAAACCCGGCAACCAATGGGTCAATCCCGATCATCCCTATTACCAGCAAGCTTTCCCGGTGCGTCCGCGCGACGTCGCGAAGGCCAAGGCGCTGTTGAAGGAAGCAGGCGTCGCCACGCCGGTGAGCGTCGATTTCATGGTGCCGAAGGGCGCCGAAACCGAAGCCGTGGCGCAGGTGATCCAGTCGATGGCGGCGGAGGCCGGCTTCGACATGAAGATCAGGGTCACCGAATTCGCGACATCGCTGAAGCAGGCTGAAGCCGGAGAATACCAGGCCTTCATGCTGGCATGGAGCGGGCGTATCGATCCGGACGGCAATTCCTACATCTTCCTGAAGACCGGCGCGCCGCAGAATTACAGCGCGTGGTCCAACCCCGCTGCCGACAAGGCGCTCGACGATGCCCGACTGGTCACCGATCAGGCGCAGCGGAAGGCCATCTACGAGAAGCTGACCAAGCTCGCGCTCGATGAAGAGCCGATCCTCTACATCTTTCACCGCAAGCTCCTGATCGCGCATACCACGAGGCTGGAAGGCTACAAGCAGATGCCGGACGGGCTGGTGCGCGTGGTCGGGTTGACGCTGAAGTGA
- a CDS encoding ABC transporter ATP-binding protein, protein MTALLEVKNLVKHFVAERSVFGRPTAFVKAVDGVSFSVDAGKTLALVGESGCGKSTVSRLVLRLIEPDSGSVSFEGRDLLALDADQLRAFRRDAQIIFQDPYASLNPRMTVSQILTEPLALHDLVPPARRRERVEELLRLVGLEPRFARRYPHEFSGGQRQRIAIARALAVEPKLVICDEPVSALDVSIRSQILNLLRDLQDRLGLAYIFVSHDLAVVKHIADRVAVMNLGVIVETADTQALFASPRHPYSRALLSAIPVPRPRAKRGRLLLQGEMPSALNPPSGCRFHTRCPYVIERCRAEPPQLLADAAGHATACHRTAELPPSDAIVPVSGAFSPSLERLVAAFSGPAEVAASSGVDIVGAMPPAVV, encoded by the coding sequence ATGACCGCCCTGCTCGAGGTCAAAAACCTTGTCAAACATTTCGTTGCCGAACGCTCGGTGTTCGGGCGGCCGACCGCGTTCGTGAAAGCGGTCGATGGCGTCAGCTTCAGTGTCGATGCCGGCAAGACGCTGGCGCTGGTTGGCGAATCCGGTTGCGGCAAATCCACCGTGAGCCGGCTGGTGCTGCGGCTGATCGAGCCGGATTCAGGCAGCGTCAGCTTCGAGGGCCGCGATCTCCTGGCATTGGACGCCGATCAGTTGCGCGCCTTCCGCCGCGACGCGCAAATCATCTTTCAGGACCCCTATGCGTCGCTCAATCCGCGCATGACCGTCAGCCAGATCCTGACCGAGCCGCTGGCGCTGCATGACCTGGTGCCGCCGGCGCGCCGTCGCGAGCGGGTCGAGGAATTGTTGCGCCTGGTCGGGCTGGAGCCGCGCTTCGCACGCCGCTACCCGCATGAATTTTCCGGCGGCCAGCGCCAGCGCATTGCCATTGCGCGCGCGCTGGCGGTCGAACCGAAACTCGTCATCTGCGACGAGCCGGTATCGGCGCTCGACGTGTCGATCCGTTCGCAAATCCTCAATTTGCTGCGTGACCTGCAGGACCGGTTGGGGCTGGCCTACATCTTCGTCTCGCATGATCTGGCGGTCGTGAAACACATCGCCGACCGCGTCGCCGTGATGAATCTCGGCGTCATCGTCGAGACCGCGGATACGCAAGCGCTGTTCGCCTCGCCCCGTCACCCCTACAGCCGCGCGCTGCTGTCGGCGATCCCGGTGCCCCGGCCGCGGGCCAAGCGCGGCCGCTTGCTGTTGCAGGGAGAGATGCCGAGCGCGCTCAACCCGCCCTCGGGCTGCCGCTTTCACACCCGCTGCCCCTATGTGATCGAGCGTTGCCGCGCCGAACCGCCGCAACTGCTCGCGGACGCGGCCGGCCACGCCACCGCCTGCCATCGCACGGCGGAACTGCCGCCGTCCGACGCCATCGTTCCCGTCAGCGGCGCATTTTCTCCGTCGCTGGAGCGGTTGGTGGCGGCTTTCAGCGGACCGGCGGAAGTAGCCGCCTCTTCCGGAGTTGATATAGTCGGGGCGATGCCGCCGGCAGTGGTGTGA
- a CDS encoding ABC transporter ATP-binding protein codes for MTDVPLIEIRDLRVTFHGDDGRITHAVDSVDLSVANGATLGLVGESGCGKSVTSLAIMGLLSKHSADVTGSIRFDGFDLLEVPDQTLRDLRGNRLAMIFQEPMTSLNPSFTIGDQIIETILRHRGGSRREARERAIELLRRVHIPSPERRIDEYPHKLSGGMRQRVMIAIALACDPMLLIADEPTTALDVTLQAQILDLMRELKAASGAAIILITHDLGVVAEVCDEVAVMYAGEIVERATVDELFASPQHPYTVGLLGSIPRLDRRTSHLATIEGMVPNMTKPPPGCRFAARCPFVSEPCVAAPPPMLAVSPGHWSRCIKAPLERLVS; via the coding sequence ATGACAGACGTCCCGCTGATCGAAATCAGGGATTTGCGGGTCACCTTCCACGGCGACGACGGCCGCATCACGCACGCGGTCGATAGCGTCGACCTCAGCGTGGCCAACGGCGCGACGCTGGGGCTGGTCGGCGAATCCGGCTGCGGCAAGAGCGTGACCTCGCTCGCCATCATGGGCCTGTTGTCGAAACATTCCGCCGATGTCACCGGCTCGATCCGGTTCGACGGCTTCGATCTGCTTGAAGTACCCGACCAGACCCTGCGCGACCTGCGTGGCAACCGGCTGGCGATGATCTTCCAGGAGCCGATGACGTCGCTCAATCCGAGTTTTACGATCGGCGACCAGATCATCGAAACCATCCTGCGCCATCGCGGCGGATCGCGGCGCGAGGCGCGCGAGCGTGCGATTGAACTGCTGCGCCGCGTCCATATCCCCTCGCCGGAGCGGCGCATCGACGAATATCCGCACAAGCTGTCGGGCGGCATGCGCCAGCGCGTCATGATCGCCATCGCGCTCGCCTGCGATCCGATGCTGCTGATCGCCGACGAGCCCACCACCGCGCTCGACGTCACCCTGCAGGCGCAGATCCTCGATTTGATGCGCGAGCTGAAGGCGGCGAGCGGGGCCGCGATCATTCTCATCACCCACGATCTCGGCGTGGTCGCCGAGGTCTGCGACGAGGTCGCGGTGATGTACGCCGGCGAGATCGTCGAACGCGCGACCGTCGATGAATTGTTCGCCTCCCCGCAGCACCCCTACACCGTCGGCCTGCTCGGCTCGATCCCGCGGCTGGATCGCCGCACGTCGCATCTGGCCACCATCGAGGGCATGGTCCCGAATATGACGAAGCCGCCGCCCGGCTGCCGCTTCGCCGCGCGCTGTCCCTTCGTCAGCGAGCCCTGCGTCGCCGCCCCGCCGCCAATGCTGGCCGTTAGCCCAGGCCACTGGTCGCGCTGCATCAAGGCGCCGCTGGAAAGGCTGGTGTCGTGA
- a CDS encoding DUF1028 domain-containing protein has product MTWSIIARDPSTGQFGIAVATRFFAVGARVPYIAAGHGGIATQALTNPYYGIDGLKLLREGRSPGDIVKTLIAADSGRESRQLHIMDAGGRIACHTGSECVDWCGHVEGNGFSIAGNMLAGARVLDDTAAAYIANERLPFAQRLIAAMRSGEAAGGDKRGKQSAALLIYGEEEWSDLDLRVDDHADPLAELERLEQVSRERWVHFRQFLPSRKNPAGVTDRATIDATIEAAIAGRK; this is encoded by the coding sequence ATGACCTGGTCGATCATCGCGCGAGACCCCTCAACCGGCCAGTTCGGTATCGCCGTTGCGACACGATTCTTCGCGGTCGGCGCCCGCGTGCCCTATATCGCCGCAGGTCACGGCGGCATCGCGACCCAGGCGCTGACCAACCCTTATTACGGCATCGACGGCCTGAAACTGCTGCGAGAAGGACGTTCGCCCGGCGACATCGTCAAGACCCTGATCGCGGCGGATAGCGGCCGCGAGAGCCGGCAGCTTCACATCATGGACGCCGGTGGCCGCATCGCTTGCCACACCGGCAGCGAATGCGTCGACTGGTGCGGGCATGTCGAAGGCAACGGGTTTTCAATTGCCGGCAACATGCTGGCGGGCGCGCGGGTGCTGGACGACACCGCGGCGGCCTATATCGCCAACGAAAGACTGCCGTTCGCGCAACGCCTGATCGCGGCGATGCGATCCGGCGAGGCCGCGGGCGGCGACAAGCGCGGCAAGCAATCGGCGGCGCTTTTGATCTATGGCGAGGAGGAATGGTCCGATCTCGACCTGCGCGTCGACGACCATGCCGATCCGCTTGCCGAACTCGAACGCCTCGAACAGGTGAGCCGCGAACGCTGGGTGCATTTCCGCCAATTCCTGCCCAGTCGAAAGAATCCGGCTGGCGTCACCGACCGCGCAACCATCGATGCCACCATCGAAGCGGCGATTGCGGGTCGGAAATGA
- a CDS encoding gamma-glutamyltransferase family protein, which translates to MSKINPDPFTTRPEIEGTFGVVTSTHWIASAVGMATLEKGGNAFDAGVATAFTLQVVEPHLNGPGGDVPIIVHDMKRGRTEVICGQGPAPAGATIAHYRGEGLEMVPGTGLLAACVPGTFESWMLLLRDYGTLRLRDVLEPAIAYARDGYPLVERASATIATVEQLFRKYWPTSAAVYLPNNEVPKPGTLFTNKTLAETYSRILNEAESAGTDRVAQIERARKAWSKGFVAEAIDTFCSTQEIMDVSGSPHKGVLRADDMARWQPSVEAPLTYDYGRYTVCKPGVWSQGPVMLQQLALLKGFELDGLDPAGPEFIHLQIECAKLAFADREKFYGDPKFSEIPIATLLSDAYNDERRKLISEKASLDFVPGSVEGFGSVVKLRRQEGNREAVGAMGAGEPTVGRFGEVRGDTVHFDIIDQAGNMISATPSGGWLQSSPVIPELGFCLGSRAQMFWLEENHPAALAPGKRPRTTLSPTMALRDGEPYLAWGSPGGDQQDQWTTQFFLRHVHAKMNLQEAIDAPAWHSEHFPISFWPRTARPGVLVVENRVPKATVDTLTKRGHIVETGPDWSEGRLTAASKVGRRRRAAANPRGMQGYAAGR; encoded by the coding sequence ATGAGCAAAATCAATCCCGATCCGTTCACCACCCGGCCTGAAATCGAGGGTACTTTCGGTGTCGTAACGTCCACCCACTGGATCGCGTCAGCGGTCGGGATGGCCACCCTGGAGAAGGGCGGCAATGCCTTCGACGCCGGCGTCGCCACGGCGTTTACGCTGCAGGTGGTCGAGCCGCATCTGAACGGTCCCGGCGGCGACGTGCCGATCATCGTCCACGATATGAAGCGTGGCCGGACCGAGGTGATTTGCGGCCAGGGCCCGGCTCCGGCGGGGGCCACCATCGCGCATTACCGCGGCGAGGGCCTGGAAATGGTGCCCGGCACCGGGCTGCTGGCGGCCTGCGTCCCCGGCACCTTCGAATCCTGGATGCTGCTGCTGCGCGATTACGGCACGCTGCGGCTGCGCGACGTGCTCGAGCCGGCCATCGCCTATGCCCGGGACGGTTACCCGCTGGTCGAGCGCGCCTCCGCGACCATCGCCACCGTCGAGCAATTGTTCCGGAAGTACTGGCCGACTTCGGCGGCGGTCTATCTTCCCAACAATGAGGTGCCGAAACCCGGCACGCTCTTCACCAACAAGACGCTTGCGGAAACCTATAGCCGCATCCTGAACGAAGCCGAAAGCGCCGGCACCGACCGCGTCGCGCAGATCGAGCGCGCGCGCAAAGCCTGGTCGAAAGGTTTCGTCGCCGAGGCGATCGACACATTCTGCAGCACGCAGGAAATCATGGACGTCAGCGGCTCGCCGCATAAGGGCGTGCTGCGCGCCGACGACATGGCGCGCTGGCAGCCGAGCGTCGAGGCGCCGCTGACCTACGACTATGGCCGCTATACCGTCTGCAAGCCCGGCGTCTGGAGCCAGGGGCCGGTGATGCTGCAGCAGCTCGCGCTGTTGAAAGGCTTCGAACTCGACGGGCTCGATCCCGCGGGGCCGGAGTTCATTCATCTGCAGATCGAATGCGCCAAGCTCGCCTTCGCCGATCGCGAGAAATTCTACGGCGATCCGAAGTTCTCCGAAATCCCGATCGCGACGCTGTTGTCGGATGCCTACAATGACGAGCGCCGCAAGCTGATCTCGGAAAAGGCCTCGCTCGATTTCGTTCCCGGCTCGGTCGAAGGTTTTGGATCGGTCGTCAAACTGCGCCGCCAGGAGGGCAATCGCGAGGCGGTCGGCGCCATGGGCGCGGGCGAGCCCACCGTCGGCCGCTTTGGCGAGGTGCGCGGCGACACCGTGCATTTCGATATCATCGACCAGGCCGGCAACATGATCTCGGCGACGCCGTCCGGCGGCTGGCTGCAATCTTCCCCGGTGATTCCGGAACTCGGCTTCTGCCTCGGCAGCCGCGCGCAGATGTTCTGGCTCGAGGAAAATCACCCCGCGGCGCTGGCGCCGGGCAAGCGTCCGCGCACCACGCTCAGTCCGACCATGGCGCTGCGCGACGGCGAGCCGTATCTGGCATGGGGCTCGCCCGGCGGCGACCAGCAGGATCAATGGACCACGCAATTCTTCCTGCGCCACGTGCATGCCAAGATGAATCTGCAGGAAGCGATCGACGCGCCGGCGTGGCATTCGGAGCATTTCCCGATCTCGTTCTGGCCGCGCACCGCGCGGCCCGGCGTGCTGGTGGTCGAGAACCGGGTGCCGAAGGCGACCGTCGATACCCTGACGAAGCGCGGTCACATCGTGGAGACCGGCCCCGACTGGTCGGAGGGACGCCTCACCGCCGCCTCGAAGGTCGGCCGCCGGCGCCGCGCCGCCGCCAATCCCCGGGGCATGCAGGGCTACGCGGCCGGACGCTAA
- a CDS encoding ABC transporter ATP-binding protein: protein MTSPAFVDVKNLRRVFDVSKPWLNRMLEGGHLEFLKAVDGVTFDIAKGETFALVGESGSGKTTVARMVVGLLPPTSGEVIIDGVSMSAAGQLQARQRLRRRIQMIFQDPYASLNPRLRVDAIVAEPIRAFDLIEGERNIQARVGELLALVGLHADDGWKYPHEFSGGQRQRIAIARALASEAEFIVCDEPTSALDVSVQAQILNLMRDLQDKFGLTYLFISHNLAVVRHMASRIGVMYLGRIVEIAEGRELFSHPRMPYTKMLLGAVPDLAMSGRQRIPVKGEIPNPIDPPPGCAFNPRCPLAFDLCRQQAPPLIDGVACHALNHPADATAPA, encoded by the coding sequence ATGACATCCCCAGCCTTTGTCGACGTCAAAAACCTGCGCCGCGTATTCGACGTCTCCAAGCCGTGGCTGAACCGGATGCTCGAAGGCGGCCACCTCGAATTCCTCAAGGCCGTCGACGGCGTGACCTTCGACATCGCCAAGGGAGAGACCTTTGCGCTGGTCGGCGAATCCGGTTCCGGCAAGACCACCGTCGCCCGGATGGTGGTCGGACTGCTGCCGCCGACCTCGGGCGAAGTCATCATCGACGGCGTCTCGATGAGTGCCGCCGGACAATTGCAGGCGCGCCAGCGGCTGCGCCGCCGCATCCAGATGATCTTCCAGGACCCCTATGCCAGCCTCAACCCGCGGCTCCGGGTCGACGCGATCGTCGCCGAACCGATCCGCGCCTTCGACCTGATCGAGGGGGAGCGCAATATCCAGGCGCGCGTCGGCGAGCTGCTGGCTCTGGTCGGCCTGCATGCCGACGATGGCTGGAAATATCCGCACGAATTTTCCGGCGGGCAGCGGCAACGAATCGCGATCGCCCGGGCGCTGGCGTCCGAAGCCGAGTTCATCGTCTGCGACGAGCCGACCTCGGCGCTCGATGTCTCCGTGCAGGCGCAGATTCTCAATCTGATGCGAGACCTGCAGGACAAGTTCGGCCTCACCTACCTCTTCATCAGCCACAACCTCGCCGTGGTCCGGCACATGGCGAGCCGGATCGGCGTGATGTATCTCGGCCGCATCGTCGAGATCGCGGAAGGGCGCGAACTGTTCAGCCATCCGCGCATGCCCTACACCAAGATGCTGCTGGGGGCGGTGCCCGATCTGGCGATGTCCGGCCGCCAGCGGATTCCGGTCAAGGGCGAAATCCCAAATCCGATCGATCCGCCGCCCGGCTGCGCCTTCAACCCGCGCTGCCCGCTGGCGTTCGATCTGTGCCGCCAACAAGCCCCCCCGCTGATCGACGGCGTCGCCTGCCATGCCCTTAATCATCCTGCCGACGCCACGGCCCCCGCATGA
- a CDS encoding ABC transporter ATP-binding protein yields MTEPVLSVRNLQVEFVTRRSVLRAIDGISFDIAKGEVLGVVGESGAGKSVTGLAVIGLIDPPGRIAGGEIYLSGMRIDDLPQEELRRIRGKRIGMIFQDPLTSLNPLYRIGDQLVETIRTHANLSEAAARKRAIDLLAEVGIPAPDKRIDAYPHEFSGGMRQRVVIALAICAEPELIIADEPTTALDVSVQAQIISLIKRLGRDHGTAVMLVTHDMGVIAETSDRVAVMYAGRIAEIGPVQDVVQNPLHPYARGLMGAIPTLAGDAKRLVQIPGSMPRLSAIPPGCSFNPRCAFAFDRCRVERPEPIRRGTQAVACHLYDAAAKGTAA; encoded by the coding sequence ATGACCGAACCCGTTCTCTCCGTGCGCAATCTTCAGGTGGAATTCGTCACCCGCCGCAGCGTTCTCCGTGCCATCGACGGAATTTCCTTCGATATCGCCAAGGGGGAAGTGCTGGGCGTGGTCGGCGAATCCGGCGCCGGAAAGTCCGTGACCGGTCTTGCGGTGATCGGCCTGATCGATCCGCCCGGCCGCATTGCCGGCGGCGAGATCTATCTGTCGGGCATGCGGATCGACGATCTGCCGCAGGAGGAACTGCGGCGGATCCGGGGAAAGCGGATCGGGATGATCTTTCAGGACCCGCTCACCAGCCTCAACCCGCTGTACCGGATCGGCGACCAACTGGTCGAAACCATCAGAACCCACGCCAATCTCTCTGAAGCCGCCGCGCGCAAGCGCGCCATCGACCTGTTGGCCGAGGTCGGCATTCCCGCTCCGGACAAACGCATCGATGCCTATCCGCACGAATTTTCCGGCGGCATGCGCCAGCGCGTCGTGATCGCGCTGGCGATCTGCGCCGAACCTGAACTGATCATCGCCGACGAGCCCACCACCGCGCTCGATGTTTCCGTGCAGGCCCAGATCATCTCATTGATCAAACGGCTCGGGCGCGATCATGGCACCGCCGTCATGCTGGTGACCCACGACATGGGCGTGATCGCCGAAACCTCGGATCGCGTCGCGGTGATGTATGCCGGCCGTATCGCCGAGATCGGGCCGGTTCAGGATGTCGTGCAGAACCCGCTGCATCCCTATGCCAGGGGGTTGATGGGTGCGATCCCGACGCTCGCCGGCGACGCCAAACGCCTGGTCCAGATTCCCGGCTCGATGCCGCGGCTTTCCGCGATTCCGCCCGGTTGCTCGTTCAACCCGCGCTGCGCCTTCGCGTTCGACCGTTGCCGGGTCGAACGGCCGGAGCCGATCAGGCGTGGCACCCAGGCCGTCGCCTGCCATCTCTACGATGCCGCCGCAAAGGGAACCGCGGCATGA